In Mercurialis annua linkage group LG6, ddMerAnnu1.2, whole genome shotgun sequence, the following are encoded in one genomic region:
- the LOC126687093 gene encoding uncharacterized protein LOC126687093 isoform X2, with the protein MIEMMMWLLNLMLSILQHLSDYPKDMVSLKRVQVFCFYMGRPDLSLDLVQQVLPENEHEHYIYGMLAFPLLELGRMADAAKAARKGFEINKQDCWSQHAVCHVLQYECRFKEAVEFMEKCSSSWSACSSFIITHNWWHVALCYLEGHSSMQKVLEIYDHYIWKELERDDAVPPEVYLNALGLSLRVYVRDELDVFGDRLKVLAGRVKDEANWYLEWHFDVLILWALAKTGELSKAGDLLDGLKLRISQMNEKKHQLMQRGIQLAEALYEYGRGNNEQALVVLGPDFNAYDCKMIGASDEQLDVFNEVWYSMLLNTGQAAKAIETIEQQIKKRDGAPFMWRLLEKSYALTGREEAKVAGEKGKALECAYFN; encoded by the exons ATGATAGAGATGATGATGTGGTTGTTGAATCTCATGCTAAG TATTTTGCAGCATTTGAGTGACTACCCAAAAGATATGGTTTCTCTTAAAAGGGTTCAGGTGTTTTGCTTCTACATGGGTAGACCTGACCTGTCCCTTGACCTTGTTCAGCAG GTTCTACCTGAAAATGAACATGAACATTATATATATGGCATGCTTGCTTTTCCGTTATTAGAACTAGGCCGAATGGCTGATGCAGCGAAAGCTGCAAGAAAGGGATTTGAGATAAACAAGCAGGATTGCTGGTCACAACATGCT GTGTGCCATGTTCTTCAGTATGAATGCCGTTTTAAAGAAGCAGTAGAGTTTATGGAAAAATGCTCATCTTCATGGAGTGCTTGTTCATCATTCAT TATTACTCATAATTGGTGGCATGTAGCTCTTTGTTACTTGGAAGGTCATTCTTCTATGCAAAAAGTGTTAGAAATTTATGATCATTATATTTGGAAGGAGTTAGAAAGAGATGATGCAGTTCCTCCAGAG GTGTACTTGAATGCCTTAGGCTTGTCACTGCGTGTGTATGTCCGCGATGAACTTGATGTCTTTGGGGACCGTCTGAAAGTCTTAGCAGGCAGAGTAAAAGATGAA GCCAACTGGTATTTAGAATGGCACTTCGATGTGTTGATATTATGGGCGTTAGCTAAAACTGGTGAACTATCAAAAGCTGGAGACTTACTCGACGGTTTGAAGTTGAG GATTTCTCAGATGAACGAGAAGAAGCATCAACTAATGCAGAGGGGAATTCAG CTTGCTGAAGCCTTGTATGAGTATGGGAGGGGTAACAATGAACAAGCACTGGTTGTTCTTGGTCCTGATTTCAATGCATATGATTGTAAG ATGATCGGTGCATCTGATGAGCAACTTGATGTGTTCAATGAAGTTTGGTACAGTATGTTACTGAATACTGGACAAGCCGCTAAGG CGATCGAAACAATTGAGCAACAGATAAAGAAGAGAGACGGAGCCCCTTTCATGTGGCGCCTACTG GAAAAGTCGTATGCATTGACAGGTAGGGAAGAAGCTAAAGTTGCCGGTGAGAAGGGTAAGGCGTTAGAATGTGCATACTTTAATTAG
- the LOC126687093 gene encoding uncharacterized protein LOC126687093 isoform X1 gives METAFKLDSWGYQVSTNSDACISAINSYYQQVLSYGRERRVILEAPKHDQDCVLANILAGHFLLSSDPFRASPYIQAAQSRLGYATSYEKAVFDLISYLIADDRDDDVVVESHAKHLSDYPKDMVSLKRVQVFCFYMGRPDLSLDLVQQVLPENEHEHYIYGMLAFPLLELGRMADAAKAARKGFEINKQDCWSQHAVCHVLQYECRFKEAVEFMEKCSSSWSACSSFIITHNWWHVALCYLEGHSSMQKVLEIYDHYIWKELERDDAVPPEVYLNALGLSLRVYVRDELDVFGDRLKVLAGRVKDEANWYLEWHFDVLILWALAKTGELSKAGDLLDGLKLRISQMNEKKHQLMQRGIQLAEALYEYGRGNNEQALVVLGPDFNAYDCKMIGASDEQLDVFNEVWYSMLLNTGQAAKAIETIEQQIKKRDGAPFMWRLLEKSYALTGREEAKVAGEKGKALECAYFN, from the exons ATGGAGACAGCTTTCAAATTAGATAGCTGGGGATACCAAGTTAGTACTAATTCAGATGCTTGTATTTCTGCTATCAACTCCTATTATCAACAG GTGTTGAGTTATGGGAGAGAGCGACGTGTGATTCTTGAAGCTCCGAAGCATGATCAAGATTGTGTTTTAGCTAATATTTTGGCTGGTCATTTTCTCTTGTCTAGTGATCCTTTTCGAGCTTCTCCTTATATTCAGGCTGCACAGTCTCGActt GGGTATGCTACCTCGTATGAGAAAGCagtttttgatttgattagcTATTTAATTGCTGATGATAGAGATGATGATGTGGTTGTTGAATCTCATGCTAAG CATTTGAGTGACTACCCAAAAGATATGGTTTCTCTTAAAAGGGTTCAGGTGTTTTGCTTCTACATGGGTAGACCTGACCTGTCCCTTGACCTTGTTCAGCAG GTTCTACCTGAAAATGAACATGAACATTATATATATGGCATGCTTGCTTTTCCGTTATTAGAACTAGGCCGAATGGCTGATGCAGCGAAAGCTGCAAGAAAGGGATTTGAGATAAACAAGCAGGATTGCTGGTCACAACATGCT GTGTGCCATGTTCTTCAGTATGAATGCCGTTTTAAAGAAGCAGTAGAGTTTATGGAAAAATGCTCATCTTCATGGAGTGCTTGTTCATCATTCAT TATTACTCATAATTGGTGGCATGTAGCTCTTTGTTACTTGGAAGGTCATTCTTCTATGCAAAAAGTGTTAGAAATTTATGATCATTATATTTGGAAGGAGTTAGAAAGAGATGATGCAGTTCCTCCAGAG GTGTACTTGAATGCCTTAGGCTTGTCACTGCGTGTGTATGTCCGCGATGAACTTGATGTCTTTGGGGACCGTCTGAAAGTCTTAGCAGGCAGAGTAAAAGATGAA GCCAACTGGTATTTAGAATGGCACTTCGATGTGTTGATATTATGGGCGTTAGCTAAAACTGGTGAACTATCAAAAGCTGGAGACTTACTCGACGGTTTGAAGTTGAG GATTTCTCAGATGAACGAGAAGAAGCATCAACTAATGCAGAGGGGAATTCAG CTTGCTGAAGCCTTGTATGAGTATGGGAGGGGTAACAATGAACAAGCACTGGTTGTTCTTGGTCCTGATTTCAATGCATATGATTGTAAG ATGATCGGTGCATCTGATGAGCAACTTGATGTGTTCAATGAAGTTTGGTACAGTATGTTACTGAATACTGGACAAGCCGCTAAGG CGATCGAAACAATTGAGCAACAGATAAAGAAGAGAGACGGAGCCCCTTTCATGTGGCGCCTACTG GAAAAGTCGTATGCATTGACAGGTAGGGAAGAAGCTAAAGTTGCCGGTGAGAAGGGTAAGGCGTTAGAATGTGCATACTTTAATTAG